A segment of the Nasonia vitripennis strain AsymCx chromosome 2, Nvit_psr_1.1, whole genome shotgun sequence genome:
ATTCCTTTATTTATTGGCAGTATTAGAAAACTGGGAGGAAACTACAAAGATGAATTATAAACGTTTGAGCTCAGGTTTTTATGgttcaaaaatataattttatattttttacataatcAATTATCACATCTTTATACATtaagagtatttttaaaatatctgtgaTATAATGCgacaattataaaatttatattaacaataaaaattacgtATGTCTCTATCTTTTGCATTAAGGAACGCATAAATATAACGGATTTCTATCCGTTTAATTTCACATAAGCctactattttcattttctcgatcataaatattttcatacacTAATATTATTCTGTAAATGGCTCAGTTTTAAACCAAAAGGTTGTAGCCACACGCTTATAGTTTAGGGATTCGAATAATTTTTCCGAGGCGACATTTTTATCAACAACAAACAATACTGAGTCCAATCCCTCTTCATCTGCTAATTCTTTACTCAGTACTTGGGTAACGATTTTTCCGTAACCTTTTCGTTTATGTTCGTCCACTGTTTGAAGCATTCCTAAGTGGCCTAGTTCGCCGTATAAAACCCAAGAAACTAAACGACCATTTTTCTTTAGAAAAAGACCTACGCCTCTGTTCAACCTAATGAAATTTTCCAGATATTTTTCACTCGTTTCTGGCCTTTCAAGGTCTCGGTGAGGCCAAATCGAGTGTATCAATCGAATGTCTGATAAGTTTAGATGTTTGATTTCACATTCTTCGGGAATCCTAAAAGTTTCAACATTAAAATTAGATACgctttttgcaaatttttataaaatcaataaatgtGGCTTTAATTAGTCATTGCTTACTTTGGTAGCTCCTGCTTCGCACAATCTTCTTtggatttgaaaaaataattcgtCACGTCCTTGATTATTTGTATGTTCTTTCGCTTTTTTATCTTATCTAGAAACTCTTCAACAACGTCTACAAAATGTTCATGAACACTGTTAAATAAGACGCCTTTATcccattttattattttcgtttcATTAATGGCCTGTTTCAATACATCTTTAGATTCTTTGAAAGCAAATACTGTTGTTACGAAAAATCCTGACTAAGTATaacaaaaatgaatataaattttgctagcatagctttgaataatttttgtttcaattaATACTTACGTTCAAGATACCAACGAACACCCCAGAATCATATTTACCATTGGGGCAATAAATTTCATGTTCTAATTCGGGTTCCTTTTTCCTCCATTTGATTGCGGTTTTTACCCAGTTGTAGTGCTAAATAAAGATAACATATAATGTGATCCATTATTTGAGCAAAACGAaaccaaattaaaaaagttggtacttattttttaaacagtCATATCAGTTTGGATCTGAACTTACATACGCATACATTGGCCAGTCCCGCTTCAAAGTATCGCGGAGTAACGGCCAGTCTTCCATAGGCAATATTTGCAAAGGGTCCATCATGACTTCGCTGCTATTATTACTATAATTACTTGATacttaattgttaaaaattaataaataaataatgttcaATAAAAACGAGTAGTTCGTATTGCATAGAACCTGGAAAACTCAACCAATTTGCCTTATCTgatgataaaataataagaatgATAACTATAATAAATCTTGCGGTTGGCAATCACGTTTCTCTAATATACAAGATcttgtgcgtgtatgtatgtatatatatatatatatatatatatatatatatatatatatatatatatatatatatatatatatatatacacacacctatGTATAAGTACTATAATTGAGATAGTAAGTAGGCCgcgtgaaaatattatatgcgATCTATACGAGATCTGATTACATACTTCAGATGTATGAGAtcttattttgaattttgagaGGTGCATAACTACGAAGAAATAGTTTACtttttataagtatatttaatttttttttctgaatgtTTAAGATGCTTTGATTCGAGTTGCCATATGAAAACCAAGTCTCGCGACAGCTCTTATATTAGATTTTGTTTCCAAAACGAAACACTTAGCGCTGATTTTaaaagcatatatatatatatatatatatatatatacgcatacacATGTCAGAAGTTTAAATTCAAGACATCGTGGATCTTTACTTGCTA
Coding sequences within it:
- the LOC100123859 gene encoding glycine N-acyltransferase-like protein 3, translated to MMDPLQILPMEDWPLLRDTLKRDWPMYAYHYNWVKTAIKWRKKEPELEHEIYCPNGKYDSGVFVGILNSGFFVTTVFAFKESKDVLKQAINETKIIKWDKGVLFNSVHEHFVDVVEEFLDKIKKRKNIQIIKDVTNYFFKSKEDCAKQELPKIPEECEIKHLNLSDIRLIHSIWPHRDLERPETSEKYLENFIRLNRGVGLFLKKNGRLVSWVLYGELGHLGMLQTVDEHKRKGYGKIVTQVLSKELADEEGLDSVLFVVDKNVASEKLFESLNYKRVATTFWFKTEPFTE